One genomic segment of Nocardia spumae includes these proteins:
- the glf gene encoding UDP-galactopyranose mutase, with translation MTVAAPFDLIVVGSGFFGLTVAERTANLLGKRVLVIERRYHLGGNAYSEADPETGIEIHKYGAHLFHTSNKRVWDYVNQFTEFTGYQHRVFALHKGQAYQFPMGLGLISQFFGRYFTPEEARALIAEQSAEIESKDAANFEEKAISLIGRPLYEAFMRDYTAKQWQTDPKELPAGNITRLPVRYNFDNRYFNDTYEGLPRNGYTAWLEKMAESDLIEVRLNTDWFEVRDEIRAQNPDAPVVYTGPLDRYFDYSEGELGWRTIDFETEVLETGDFQGTSVMNYNDADVPYTRIIEPRHFHPERDAYPEDKTVIMREFSRSAQTGDEPYYPINTPEDRVKLLAYRERAKNETASAKVVFGGRLGTYQYLDMHMAIGSALSTFDNVLRPHLESGAPLADADSQ, from the coding sequence GTGACCGTCGCAGCTCCCTTCGATCTGATCGTCGTCGGCTCCGGATTCTTCGGGCTGACCGTGGCCGAACGCACCGCCAACTTGCTGGGTAAGCGGGTGCTCGTGATCGAGCGCCGCTACCACCTGGGGGGTAACGCATATTCGGAGGCGGATCCGGAAACCGGAATCGAAATCCACAAGTATGGCGCCCATCTGTTCCACACCTCGAACAAGCGAGTGTGGGATTACGTCAATCAATTCACCGAATTCACCGGCTACCAGCACCGGGTCTTCGCGCTGCACAAGGGTCAGGCCTACCAGTTCCCGATGGGCCTGGGCCTGATCTCGCAGTTCTTCGGCCGCTATTTCACTCCCGAGGAAGCCCGGGCACTGATCGCCGAGCAGTCCGCGGAGATCGAATCCAAGGACGCGGCCAATTTCGAGGAGAAGGCGATCTCCCTGATCGGCCGCCCGCTCTACGAAGCCTTCATGCGCGACTACACCGCCAAGCAGTGGCAGACCGATCCCAAGGAGCTGCCCGCCGGCAATATCACCCGGCTGCCGGTGCGCTACAACTTCGACAACCGCTATTTCAACGACACCTACGAGGGGCTGCCGCGCAACGGCTACACCGCGTGGCTGGAGAAGATGGCGGAATCGGATCTGATCGAGGTGCGGCTGAACACCGACTGGTTCGAGGTGCGTGACGAGATCCGTGCCCAGAACCCGGACGCACCCGTCGTCTACACCGGCCCGCTGGATCGCTACTTCGACTACAGCGAAGGCGAACTCGGCTGGCGCACCATCGATTTCGAGACCGAAGTGCTGGAAACCGGTGACTTCCAAGGTACGTCGGTGATGAACTACAACGACGCCGATGTGCCCTACACCCGCATCATCGAGCCGCGTCACTTCCATCCGGAGCGGGACGCCTACCCGGAGGACAAGACCGTCATCATGCGGGAGTTCTCGCGCTCCGCGCAGACCGGTGACGAGCCGTACTATCCGATCAACACGCCCGAGGACCGGGTCAAGCTGCTGGCGTACCGGGAGCGGGCGAAGAACGAAACCGCCTCGGCCAAGGTCGTTTTCGGCGGTCGCCTGGGTACCTACCAGTACCTCGATATGCATATGGCGATCGGCAGCGCGCTGAGCACTTTCGACAATGTGCTGCGACCGCATCTGGAATCCGGAGCTCCGCTCGCCGACGCCGATTCCCAGTGA
- a CDS encoding phosphatase PAP2 family protein gives MSAPAGSGQADDAPHLRVVSGGASSAPAEVKILNAVQSTIGTPEVIKAARGMSHFGEHALGWMAIGAAGALIDKPRRRQWAGVAVGAFGAHAASVVIKRIVRRPRPNDPSVQVNVSTPSKLSFPSSHATSTTAAAVLLGKLTGLPLPAVLVPPMLLSRVVLGVHYPSDVLAGSALGAASAAAVLAAEKRFTSDRTGKNPR, from the coding sequence ATGAGCGCCCCTGCAGGCTCCGGCCAGGCCGACGACGCCCCGCATCTGCGGGTCGTATCCGGCGGCGCCTCGTCCGCACCCGCGGAGGTCAAGATCCTCAACGCGGTGCAGTCGACGATCGGCACGCCGGAGGTGATCAAGGCCGCGCGCGGTATGTCGCATTTCGGTGAGCACGCGCTCGGCTGGATGGCCATCGGCGCCGCCGGTGCGCTGATCGACAAACCCCGCCGGCGGCAGTGGGCAGGGGTCGCGGTCGGTGCCTTCGGTGCCCACGCGGCCTCGGTCGTGATCAAGCGCATCGTCCGGCGGCCGCGCCCGAATGATCCATCGGTGCAGGTCAACGTGTCGACGCCGAGCAAACTCAGCTTCCCGTCCTCGCACGCGACCTCCACCACGGCAGCGGCCGTGTTGCTCGGAAAGCTGACCGGGCTACCCTTGCCTGCGGTGCTCGTGCCGCCGATGCTGCTCTCCCGGGTCGTTCTGGGAGTGCACTATCCCTCCGACGTACTCGCCGGGTCCGCTCTGGGTGCGGCATCCGCCGCAGCCGTGCTAGCCGCCGAAAAGAGATTCACCAGTGACCGCACAGGAAAGAACCCTCGCTGA
- a CDS encoding decaprenyl-phosphate phosphoribosyltransferase yields MSEEPTGTDLDDAVLKGPPKTLAGGIVKAVRPRQWVKNVLVLAAPLAAGKDVVSGEYVLADMTVLVHIAIAFIVFCMAASGIYLVNDALDVEADRAHPTKRFRPIAAGVVPVNLAYSLSAVLLVASISVSFLASWHLAVVMAVYIGIQLAYCFGLKHQAVLDICIVSSGFLLRAVAGGAAADIKLSQWFLLIMAFGSLFMAAGKRYAELKIALDTGAKIRKSLQYYTPTYLRFIWTLSATAVVVFYGLWAFETDHKHTQWFAISMIPFTIAVLRYAVDVDGGEAGEPEEIALGDRILQLLAIAWIGAVGVAVYLT; encoded by the coding sequence ATGAGTGAAGAGCCGACCGGCACCGACCTCGACGACGCCGTTCTGAAGGGTCCGCCGAAGACGCTGGCCGGCGGAATCGTCAAAGCGGTCCGGCCGCGGCAGTGGGTGAAGAACGTCCTCGTGCTGGCGGCCCCCCTGGCCGCGGGCAAGGACGTCGTCTCCGGCGAGTACGTACTCGCGGATATGACCGTCCTGGTTCATATCGCGATCGCGTTCATCGTCTTCTGCATGGCGGCCTCGGGGATCTACCTGGTCAACGACGCGCTCGATGTCGAGGCCGACCGGGCCCACCCCACCAAGCGGTTCCGGCCCATCGCGGCCGGTGTGGTGCCGGTGAATCTGGCGTACTCGCTGTCGGCGGTGCTGCTGGTCGCCTCGATCTCCGTCTCGTTCCTGGCGTCGTGGCATCTGGCCGTGGTGATGGCGGTCTACATCGGCATCCAGCTGGCCTACTGCTTCGGGCTGAAACATCAAGCGGTGCTCGACATCTGCATCGTGTCCTCGGGCTTCCTGCTGCGCGCCGTCGCCGGTGGCGCGGCCGCCGACATCAAGCTCTCGCAGTGGTTCCTGCTGATCATGGCGTTCGGCTCGCTGTTCATGGCGGCGGGTAAGCGCTACGCGGAGTTGAAGATCGCGCTCGACACCGGCGCGAAGATCCGCAAGTCGCTGCAGTACTACACACCCACCTACCTGCGTTTCATCTGGACGTTGTCGGCCACCGCGGTGGTGGTCTTCTACGGCCTGTGGGCCTTCGAAACCGATCACAAGCACACCCAGTGGTTCGCGATCTCGATGATCCCGTTTACCATCGCAGTCCTGCGCTACGCGGTCGACGTCGATGGCGGCGAGGCCGGGGAACCCGAAGAGATCGCGCTGGGGGATCGCATTTTGCAGCTCCTGGCCATCGCCTGGATCGGAGCGGTAGGTGTCGCTGTCTATCTCACCTGA
- a CDS encoding glycosyltransferase: MTAQLTVEDMTTETRAKSLLQRIILPRPGEPLDVRTLYLEESETNARRAHPPTRTSLSIGAESEVSFCTYFNAVPASYWRRWTILTSVVLRLELSGHGRVDVYRSKADGSRIHVRGNEFATTAPADVTTVEFEVELAPFEDGGWIWFDITTDTAVELRSGGWYAPIEAPGEGSIAVGMPTFNRPTDCVNTLAALGSDPLVLEKLEAVIIPDQGNRKAVDEPGFAEAAAVLGDRLTIHNQPNLGGSGGYSRVMYEALKTTDAEYIVYMDDDIEIEPDCILRALAFARFSRTPTLVGGQMLNLQERSHLHTMGEVVDRGIWMWTAAPNVEYDHDFSKYPLRDRDNSKLLHRRIDVDFNGWWTCVIPRVVAEEIGQPLPLFLKWDDVEYGLRARAAGYPTVTLPGAAVWHMAWSDKDDAIDWQAYFHLRNRLVVAALHLGNDGRPMIVNTVKATLKHLLCLEYSTVAIQNQAIRDFLAGPDKLFELLPTALGQVAAMRKEYPDAVIVGSSTELPLPSGADVGAVGEPSNPLAKIVRLGKGVLHNLRGAKSEHHDRPQLNVPTLDARWFLLSQVDGVTVTTADGRGVVYRKRDPRQARELFAEAMRLRRELAARFPELRERYRAAHSRLTSTAAWENAFGINASEDK, translated from the coding sequence ATGACCGCTCAACTGACCGTCGAGGACATGACCACCGAGACTCGCGCGAAATCCCTACTGCAGCGCATCATCCTGCCCCGTCCGGGTGAGCCGTTGGATGTGCGCACGCTGTATCTGGAGGAGTCGGAGACCAACGCGCGGCGCGCACATCCGCCGACGCGAACCTCGCTGTCGATCGGCGCCGAATCCGAGGTGTCGTTCTGCACCTACTTCAACGCGGTGCCGGCCAGCTACTGGCGGCGCTGGACAATTCTGACCTCGGTGGTCCTGCGCCTCGAGCTGTCCGGGCACGGCCGCGTCGACGTCTATCGGTCGAAGGCCGACGGTTCTCGAATTCACGTGCGGGGCAACGAATTCGCCACCACCGCACCCGCCGACGTCACCACCGTCGAGTTCGAGGTGGAGCTCGCGCCGTTCGAGGACGGCGGCTGGATCTGGTTCGACATCACCACCGATACCGCGGTCGAACTGCGCAGCGGCGGTTGGTACGCGCCGATCGAGGCGCCCGGTGAGGGCAGCATCGCGGTCGGTATGCCCACCTTCAACCGGCCCACCGACTGTGTGAACACCCTCGCGGCCCTCGGCTCCGACCCGCTGGTGCTGGAGAAGCTCGAGGCCGTGATCATTCCCGATCAGGGCAACCGCAAGGCCGTCGACGAGCCCGGATTCGCCGAAGCGGCAGCGGTTCTCGGTGATCGGCTGACCATCCACAACCAGCCGAATCTCGGTGGTTCCGGCGGTTACAGCCGCGTCATGTACGAGGCGCTGAAAACCACCGATGCGGAATACATCGTCTATATGGACGACGATATCGAGATCGAGCCGGACTGCATTCTGCGCGCACTCGCCTTCGCCCGCTTCTCCCGCACCCCCACACTGGTCGGCGGGCAGATGCTGAATCTGCAGGAACGGTCGCATCTGCACACGATGGGCGAGGTCGTCGATCGCGGCATCTGGATGTGGACCGCGGCGCCGAACGTCGAATACGACCACGACTTCTCCAAGTATCCGCTGCGCGACCGCGACAATTCGAAACTGCTGCACCGCCGTATCGATGTCGATTTCAACGGCTGGTGGACCTGTGTCATCCCCCGTGTGGTGGCCGAGGAGATCGGCCAGCCGCTGCCGCTGTTCCTGAAATGGGACGACGTCGAATACGGACTGCGCGCTCGCGCCGCGGGATATCCGACCGTCACCCTGCCGGGTGCCGCGGTCTGGCATATGGCGTGGAGCGACAAGGACGACGCCATCGACTGGCAGGCCTACTTCCACCTGCGTAATCGCCTGGTGGTCGCGGCTCTGCACCTCGGTAACGACGGCCGCCCGATGATCGTCAACACCGTCAAGGCGACGCTGAAACATCTACTGTGCCTCGAGTATTCGACGGTAGCGATTCAGAATCAGGCCATTCGCGATTTCCTCGCCGGTCCGGACAAACTGTTCGAACTGCTGCCGACGGCGCTCGGTCAGGTCGCGGCGATGCGCAAGGAATATCCCGATGCGGTGATCGTCGGATCCTCCACCGAACTGCCGCTGCCCAGCGGCGCCGATGTGGGTGCGGTCGGTGAGCCGTCGAACCCGCTGGCCAAGATCGTCCGGCTCGGCAAGGGCGTGCTGCACAATCTGCGCGGAGCCAAGTCCGAGCACCACGATCGGCCGCAGTTGAACGTTCCCACCCTTGACGCGCGTTGGTTCCTGCTCTCGCAGGTCGACGGAGTTACCGTGACGACAGCCGACGGGCGTGGTGTGGTGTACCGCAAGCGTGATCCGCGCCAAGCCCGGGAGCTGTTCGCCGAGGCGATGCGCCTGCGTCGGGAGTTGGCCGCCCGGTTCCCGGAACTCCGGGAGCGGTACCGTGCCGCACATTCCCGGTTGACCAGTACCGCGGCCTGGGAGAACGCCTTCGGAATCAACGCGAGTGAGGACAAATGA